One segment of Malassezia restricta chromosome V, complete sequence DNA contains the following:
- a CDS encoding low molecular weight phosphotyrosine protein phosphatase: MSPEPINVLFCCLGNICRSPMAEAVFRHAVQKQRADDHFGVIDSCGTADYHEGEEPHSTTVKVCQENQVPINHIARAITRDDFYKFLYIFGMDTNNVKNLQRMQPKDSKAQVKLFSAFDDNATVMDPYYIGTSAFYTVFEQCQRYSRAFLDTLQRGSNAQL, encoded by the exons ATGTCGCCTGAACCGATCAATGTCCTCTTCTGTTGTTTGGGTAATATCTGCCGAAGTCCTATGGCGGAAGCCGTCTTTCGCCATGCGGTAcagaagcagcgcgccgacgacCATTTTGGCGTGATTGACAGTTGCGGGACCGCCGACTATCATGAAGGCGAAGAACCTCACTCCAC CACGGTAAAAGTCTGCCAAGAGAACCAAGTTCCCATTAACCATATCGCCCGGGCCATCACTCGGGATGACTTTTACAAGTTTCTCTATATTTTCGGCATGGA CACCAATAATGTCAAAAATCTACAGCGCATGCAACCAAAGGACTCCAAAGCACA GGTTAAACTATTTTCTGCATT TGACGACAATGCCACGGTGATGGATCCCTATTAT ATTGGTACAAGTGCCTTCTACACCGTGTTTGAGCAGTGCCAACG CTATTCTCGTGCCTTTCTCGACACCCTTCAGCGTGGCTCGAACGCTCAACTGTAA